The following are encoded in a window of Mycoplasmopsis bovis PG45 genomic DNA:
- a CDS encoding type III restriction endonuclease subunit M has protein sequence MNTIKQDYIEKANALSLSNELNQDQKDLILSIIDKFEDNDPALHNVYQLLIKRVKLGFVFDIAPSVNASEIALFKKDEKLSFNNDNNKPTNTLIIGENYDALKNLIVIERERERERVTVRDC, from the coding sequence ATGAATACTATAAAACAGGATTATATAGAAAAAGCTAATGCCTTAAGCCTTAGCAATGAACTAAATCAAGATCAAAAAGATCTTATTCTTTCAATCATTGATAAATTTGAGGACAACGACCCAGCTTTACATAATGTTTACCAACTTTTAATCAAAAGAGTAAAACTAGGTTTTGTATTTGATATTGCTCCTTCAGTTAATGCTTCTGAAATAGCTTTATTCAAAAAGGATGAAAAATTATCGTTTAATAATGACAATAACAAGCCTACTAATACACTAATAATTGGCGAAAACTATGATGCTCTTAAAAATCTTATAGTGATCGAGAGAGAGAGAGAGAGAGAGAGAGTCACAGTCAGAGACTGTTAA
- a CDS encoding site-specific DNA-methyltransferase, producing MYIDPPYNTESSLSDGNNLSEKDDVGSSKFIYRDKFSRTGWLNMLNERLRMAKQLLKEDGVIFVSIDDSEQAYLKVLMDEIFGEENFIACVPAILNPSGRQVNTEIALTHEYILIYGGVNFVPEELDNEYVINKLPEIYKNRNLETLVDNKGEYWLQYTLENQSKKFNDKNRPNLAYPIFINKDENHNLYHTIEPTEKTIYTLWPKNVNGVQYVWRWSREKINKEKEELVIKMDNDKFKIYPKKRKNTWIFKTIIKGSSFNNKTGNKVLSSILKSDEFSTAKPVELIKLLIKLHPNNNARILDFYAGSGTTGHAVMELNKEDGGNRCYTLVTNNENNIATNVCYERLYRINNGIYTNNESNFDWIKKNKPYKSNLNVYDIEYFSTKLFDDNQSNMSIKEQYIKMLQDFNIDTEDKDSNIDILRSLTSLKPISKEDTDAIK from the coding sequence ATTTATATCGATCCTCCTTATAATACTGAAAGCTCACTTTCTGATGGCAATAATCTAAGTGAAAAAGATGATGTTGGTTCATCAAAATTTATCTATCGTGATAAATTTAGTCGTACTGGTTGACTAAATATGTTAAATGAACGACTTAGAATGGCAAAGCAGCTTTTAAAGGAAGATGGTGTTATTTTTGTTTCTATTGATGATAGCGAACAGGCCTATTTGAAAGTATTAATGGATGAAATCTTTGGTGAAGAAAATTTCATAGCATGTGTGCCAGCTATCTTAAACCCAAGCGGGAGACAAGTAAATACTGAAATTGCGCTAACTCATGAGTATATTTTAATTTATGGTGGTGTGAATTTTGTGCCTGAAGAGCTAGATAACGAATATGTTATTAATAAATTACCAGAAATATATAAAAACCGCAATCTTGAAACACTTGTAGATAATAAGGGGGAATATTGATTGCAATATACACTTGAGAATCAAAGCAAAAAATTTAATGATAAAAATAGGCCAAATTTAGCTTATCCAATTTTTATTAATAAAGATGAAAACCATAATTTATACCACACTATTGAGCCCACAGAGAAAACCATTTACACTTTATGACCCAAAAATGTAAATGGTGTGCAATATGTATGAAGATGATCGAGAGAAAAAATTAACAAAGAAAAGGAAGAGCTTGTAATAAAAATGGATAATGATAAATTCAAGATCTATCCTAAGAAAAGAAAAAACACATGGATATTTAAGACAATCATAAAAGGAAGTAGTTTTAATAACAAAACTGGAAACAAAGTATTATCAAGTATTTTAAAAAGTGATGAATTCAGTACTGCGAAACCTGTTGAGCTAATTAAACTTTTAATAAAATTACACCCTAACAATAATGCTCGAATTTTAGACTTCTATGCTGGTTCAGGCACTACTGGACATGCTGTTATGGAATTAAACAAAGAAGATGGCGGAAATAGATGTTATACATTAGTAACAAACAATGAAAATAACATAGCTACAAATGTTTGCTATGAAAGACTATACCGCATCAATAATGGAATTTATACAAATAATGAATCTAATTTTGATTGAATTAAGAAAAACAAGCCATACAAATCAAATTTAAATGTTTATGACATTGAATATTTTTCAACTAAATTATTTGATGATAATCAAAGTAATATGAGTATAAAAGAGCAATATATCAAAATGCTACAAGACTTTAATATTGACACTGAAGATAAAGATAGCAATATTGACATTCTAAGAAGTTTAACGTCCCTAAAACCTATATCAAAAGAGGATACTGATGCAATTAAGTAA